A window from Nocardioides mesophilus encodes these proteins:
- a CDS encoding NAD(P)H-hydrate dehydratase — protein MRSAHTVEQVRAAEAELMARMPEGALMQRAAAGLAYAVVEFLGRSYGARVLLLVGAGNNGGDALYAGAMLAGRGAGVEAVLLAPEHAHAGGLAALRAAGGRVVPGPRSTPDVVVDGIVGIGGQGGLRPEAAALVAGLGDVPVVAVDTPSGVDVDTGRIEGPHVQAAVTVTFGTHKVAHLVDPAARACGAVHLVDLGLDLPPAAVTALQAGDVTAMLPVPEPTAHKYTRGVVGVRAGSQTYPGAAVLCVAGAATGLVGMVRYVGGADDLVHATHPEVVVGAGQVQAWVVGSGGGEGAAAALREALADGVPLVLDADALAALDAPLPVPALLTPHAGELARMLDVDRTEVEADQLGHARKAADRFGCVVLLKGRHTLVAHPDGRVRATTVGPPWLATAGAGDVLAGLCGSLLAAGLDPFDAGSVGSWLHGAAAAAASAGGPLQAGDVAAALPRVCRALLA, from the coding sequence ATGCGGAGCGCGCACACCGTCGAGCAGGTCCGGGCCGCCGAGGCCGAGCTGATGGCCCGGATGCCGGAGGGTGCCCTGATGCAGCGGGCCGCCGCCGGGCTGGCCTACGCGGTGGTGGAGTTCCTCGGCCGCTCGTACGGAGCCCGGGTGCTCCTGCTGGTCGGCGCCGGGAACAACGGCGGGGACGCCCTGTACGCCGGCGCGATGCTGGCCGGCCGCGGGGCCGGCGTGGAGGCGGTGCTGCTCGCCCCGGAGCACGCCCACGCGGGCGGTCTGGCGGCGTTGCGGGCCGCCGGCGGCCGGGTGGTCCCGGGACCGCGCAGCACGCCGGACGTCGTGGTCGACGGGATCGTCGGGATCGGCGGCCAGGGGGGCCTGCGCCCCGAGGCGGCGGCGCTGGTGGCCGGCCTCGGCGACGTACCCGTGGTGGCGGTGGACACCCCCAGCGGCGTGGACGTCGACACCGGCCGGATCGAGGGGCCGCACGTGCAGGCGGCGGTCACGGTGACCTTCGGCACCCACAAGGTCGCGCACCTCGTCGACCCGGCGGCCCGTGCCTGCGGGGCGGTGCACCTGGTCGACCTCGGCCTGGACCTGCCGCCGGCCGCGGTCACCGCGCTGCAGGCCGGCGACGTGACGGCGATGCTTCCGGTCCCGGAGCCGACCGCCCACAAGTACACCCGCGGCGTGGTCGGGGTCCGCGCCGGCTCGCAGACCTACCCCGGCGCGGCGGTGCTGTGCGTCGCGGGCGCGGCGACCGGCCTGGTCGGGATGGTGCGCTACGTCGGCGGGGCGGACGACCTGGTGCACGCCACCCACCCCGAGGTGGTGGTCGGTGCCGGCCAGGTCCAGGCGTGGGTGGTCGGCTCGGGAGGCGGCGAGGGTGCGGCCGCCGCGCTGCGCGAGGCGCTCGCCGACGGCGTCCCGCTGGTCCTGGACGCGGACGCCCTCGCGGCCCTCGACGCTCCGCTGCCGGTGCCGGCGCTGCTGACCCCGCACGCCGGGGAGCTGGCCCGGATGCTCGACGTGGACCGGACCGAGGTCGAGGCCGACCAGCTCGGGCACGCGCGGAAGGCCGCGGACCGGTTCGGCTGCGTGGTGCTGCTCAAGGGCCGGCACACCCTGGTCGCGCACCCCGACGGCCGGGTCCGCGCCACCACCGTCGGGCCGCCGTGGCTGGCCACCGCAGGCGCGGGTGACGTGCTGGCCGGGCTCTGCGGCTCGCTGCTCGCCGCCGGGCTCGACCCGTTCGACGCCGGCTCGGTCGGCTCCTGGCTGCACGGTGCCGCGGCCGCCGCGGCGAGCGCGGGCGGGCCGCTGCAGGCCGGGGACGTCGCGGCCGCGCTGCCCCGGGTCTGCCGGGCGCTGCTGGCCTGA
- the coaA gene encoding type I pantothenate kinase: protein MSSGHGDRESGPYVELDRAAWAALGAATEQPLTPVEIDRVRGLGDELDLDEVQQVYLPLSRLLSMYVESATALHRAQEAFLNQPQPPRTPFVIGLAGSVAVGKSTTARVLQHMLAHWPAHPSVALVTTDGFLYPNAELERRGLMSRKGFPESYDRRALLRFVMDIKSGKDQVEAPTYSHLVYDVVPDEKVLIESPDIVIIEGLNVLQPARARDDGSTGLAISDFFDFSVYVDAATADIRRWYVDRFLRLRETAFRNPASYFARYAALSADEAVAEANRIWDEVNGPNLKQNVQPTRGRATLVLRKSADHSVRFVRLRKL from the coding sequence ATGTCTTCCGGACACGGCGACCGCGAGTCGGGCCCGTACGTCGAGCTCGACCGGGCCGCCTGGGCCGCCCTGGGGGCCGCGACCGAGCAACCGCTGACGCCGGTGGAGATCGACCGGGTCCGCGGTCTCGGGGACGAGCTCGACCTCGACGAGGTGCAGCAGGTCTACCTGCCGCTGTCGCGGCTGCTGAGCATGTACGTCGAGAGCGCGACCGCGCTGCACCGGGCCCAGGAGGCGTTCCTCAACCAGCCGCAGCCGCCCCGCACCCCGTTCGTGATCGGGCTGGCCGGCTCGGTGGCCGTCGGCAAGTCCACCACCGCCCGGGTGCTGCAGCACATGCTGGCGCACTGGCCGGCGCACCCGTCGGTGGCGCTGGTCACCACCGACGGCTTCCTCTACCCCAACGCCGAGCTCGAGCGGCGCGGGCTGATGTCGCGCAAGGGCTTCCCGGAGTCCTACGACCGCCGGGCGCTGCTGCGCTTCGTGATGGACATCAAGTCCGGCAAGGACCAGGTGGAGGCGCCGACGTACTCCCACCTGGTCTACGACGTGGTCCCCGACGAGAAGGTGCTCATCGAGAGCCCGGACATCGTCATCATCGAGGGCCTCAACGTGCTGCAGCCGGCCCGGGCCCGCGACGACGGCTCCACCGGCCTGGCGATCAGCGACTTCTTCGACTTCTCGGTGTACGTCGACGCGGCGACCGCGGACATCCGCCGCTGGTACGTCGACCGGTTCCTGCGGCTGCGGGAGACGGCCTTCCGGAACCCGGCCTCCTACTTCGCCCGCTACGCCGCCCTCAGCGCGGACGAAGCGGTCGCCGAGGCCAACCGGATCTGGGACGAGGTCAACGGGCCGAACCTGAAGCAGAACGTCCAGCCCACCCGCGGCCGGGCCACCCTGGTGCTGCGCAAGTCCGCCGACCACTCGGTGCGGTTCGTCCGGCTCCGCAAGCTCTGA
- the glmS gene encoding glutamine--fructose-6-phosphate transaminase (isomerizing), translating into MCGIVGYVGPQQAEDIVVNGLRRLEYRGYDSAGVALVVDGKLVSEKRAGKIANLDKALADHPLPESTTGIGHTRWATHGPPTDRNAHPHLGQQNRVALVHNGIIENFAQLRTELENAGHELRSDTDTEVAAHLLEAEVSAGADLTTAMQHVCNRLEGAFTLVAVDAHDADRVVAARRNSPLVVGLGEGENFLASDVAAFIEHTREALELGQDQVVTITREGVEVTDFHGKPAEAKPYHVDWDLSAAEKDGYDWFMRKEIHEQPRAIADSMLGRRDASGALQLDEIRISEGELRDVDKIIVVACGTAFYAGLVAKYAIEHWTRIPCEVELAHEFRYRDPILTRDTLVVAISQSGETADTLMAIRHAREQRAKVLAICNTNGSTIPRESDAVIYTHAGPEIGVASTKGFMTQLVACYLLALYLAQVRGTRYGDEISSVVRELEKMPEHVQRVLDESGPVHELAAELRDAKSVLFLGRHTGYPIALEGALKLKELAYIHAEGFAAGELKHGPIALVEDQMPVFCVIPPQGRDFLHDKMVSGIQEVRARGARTIVLAEEDDDSVAPYADVLIRLPKVPTLLQPMVAVVPFQLFACELATQKGHDVDQPRNLAKSVTVE; encoded by the coding sequence ATGTGCGGAATCGTCGGGTACGTCGGACCCCAGCAGGCCGAGGACATCGTGGTGAACGGGCTGCGGAGGCTCGAGTACCGCGGCTACGACTCGGCCGGGGTGGCCCTCGTCGTCGACGGCAAGCTGGTCTCGGAGAAGCGGGCCGGCAAGATCGCCAACCTGGACAAGGCGCTCGCCGACCACCCGCTGCCCGAGTCGACGACCGGGATCGGGCACACCCGGTGGGCCACCCACGGGCCGCCGACCGACCGCAACGCCCACCCGCACCTCGGCCAGCAGAACCGGGTCGCGCTCGTCCACAACGGGATCATCGAGAACTTCGCGCAGCTGCGCACCGAGCTGGAGAACGCCGGCCACGAGCTGCGCTCCGACACCGACACCGAGGTGGCCGCGCACCTGCTCGAGGCCGAGGTGAGCGCCGGCGCGGACCTGACCACCGCGATGCAGCACGTGTGCAACCGGCTCGAGGGCGCCTTCACCCTGGTGGCCGTCGACGCCCACGACGCCGACCGGGTGGTCGCCGCCCGGCGCAACTCGCCGCTGGTGGTCGGGCTCGGCGAGGGCGAGAACTTCCTGGCCTCCGACGTGGCCGCGTTCATCGAGCACACCCGTGAGGCGCTGGAGCTCGGCCAGGACCAGGTGGTGACGATCACCCGCGAGGGCGTCGAGGTCACCGACTTCCACGGCAAGCCCGCCGAGGCCAAGCCCTACCACGTCGACTGGGACCTCTCGGCCGCCGAGAAGGACGGCTACGACTGGTTCATGCGCAAGGAGATCCACGAGCAGCCCCGGGCGATCGCGGACTCCATGCTGGGCCGCCGCGACGCCTCCGGCGCGCTGCAGCTCGACGAGATCCGGATCAGCGAGGGCGAGCTGCGCGACGTCGACAAGATCATCGTCGTCGCCTGCGGCACCGCCTTCTACGCCGGCCTGGTCGCGAAGTACGCCATCGAGCACTGGACCCGGATCCCCTGCGAGGTCGAGCTGGCCCACGAGTTCCGCTACCGCGACCCGATCCTGACCCGCGACACCCTGGTGGTCGCGATCAGCCAGTCCGGGGAGACCGCGGACACGCTGATGGCCATCCGGCACGCCCGCGAGCAGCGCGCCAAGGTGCTGGCGATCTGCAACACCAACGGCTCCACGATCCCGCGGGAGTCCGACGCGGTCATCTACACCCACGCCGGCCCGGAGATCGGGGTCGCCTCGACCAAGGGCTTCATGACCCAGCTGGTCGCCTGCTACCTGCTCGCGCTCTACCTCGCCCAGGTCCGTGGCACCCGGTACGGCGACGAGATCTCCAGCGTGGTCCGCGAGCTGGAGAAGATGCCCGAGCACGTGCAGCGGGTGCTCGACGAGTCCGGCCCGGTGCACGAGCTCGCCGCGGAGCTCCGCGACGCGAAGTCGGTGCTGTTCCTCGGCCGGCACACCGGCTACCCGATCGCGCTCGAGGGCGCGCTGAAGCTCAAGGAGCTGGCCTACATCCACGCCGAGGGCTTCGCCGCCGGCGAGCTCAAGCACGGCCCGATCGCGCTGGTCGAGGACCAGATGCCGGTCTTCTGCGTCATCCCCCCGCAGGGTCGCGACTTCCTGCACGACAAGATGGTCAGCGGGATCCAGGAGGTCCGGGCCCGCGGCGCCCGCACGATCGTGCTGGCCGAGGAGGACGACGACTCGGTGGCGCCGTACGCCGACGTGCTGATCCGGCTGCCCAAGGTGCCGACGCTGCTGCAGCCGATGGTCGCGGTGGTGCCGTTCCAGCTGTTCGCCTGCGAGCTGGCCACCCAGAAGGGCCACGACGTGGACCAGCCGCGCAACCTCGCCAAGTCCGTCACCGTCGAGTAG
- a CDS encoding GNAT family N-acetyltransferase → MRILALDPADKPALRQWHRTGAAAHRHDRPDTPLWTEDEALLIVTDDDPEERMYPYLVLDEQDEAVGSGIVFVPVLDNLDKAYSSFSVVPAHRGRGAGTAALQHAEEVARAEGRGLLLVQGYFPVSADDGHPVRAFALRHGLRLANAELRRVQELPIPDERIQAWVEEAAAHHEGYELRTYVDTVPEELLPSLVDLHNQLAVDAPTGEIDFEAGQMTVEIFRSQVERRLASGRRALVSVAVHDGATVAHSTLSVPPKGEELPHVSQWGTYVDRRHRGHRLGLAVKAANLRALQREFPERTLVHTTNSPQNGPMVSINEQMGFRPVEVMGEFLLDL, encoded by the coding sequence ATGAGGATCCTCGCGCTCGACCCCGCCGACAAGCCGGCCCTGCGCCAGTGGCACCGCACCGGCGCAGCCGCGCACCGGCACGACCGGCCGGACACCCCGCTGTGGACCGAGGACGAGGCGCTGCTGATCGTCACCGACGACGACCCCGAGGAGCGGATGTACCCCTACCTCGTGCTCGACGAGCAGGACGAGGCGGTCGGGTCGGGGATCGTGTTCGTGCCGGTGCTCGACAACCTGGACAAGGCGTACTCGTCGTTCAGCGTCGTCCCGGCGCACCGCGGCCGCGGCGCCGGCACCGCGGCGCTGCAGCACGCCGAGGAGGTGGCGCGCGCCGAGGGCCGCGGCCTGCTGCTGGTGCAGGGCTACTTCCCCGTCTCCGCCGACGACGGACACCCGGTGCGCGCGTTCGCGCTGCGGCACGGCCTGCGGCTGGCCAACGCCGAGCTCCGCCGCGTCCAGGAGCTGCCGATCCCCGACGAGCGGATCCAGGCCTGGGTCGAGGAGGCGGCCGCGCACCACGAGGGCTACGAGCTGCGCACCTACGTCGACACCGTGCCCGAGGAGCTGCTGCCCTCGCTCGTGGACCTCCACAACCAGCTGGCCGTCGACGCGCCCACCGGCGAGATCGACTTCGAGGCCGGCCAGATGACGGTCGAGATCTTCCGGTCCCAGGTCGAGCGCCGGCTCGCCTCCGGCCGCCGGGCTCTGGTGAGCGTCGCCGTGCACGACGGTGCCACCGTCGCGCACTCGACGCTGTCGGTGCCGCCGAAGGGCGAGGAGCTGCCGCACGTGAGCCAGTGGGGCACCTACGTCGACCGCCGGCACCGCGGGCACCGGCTCGGGCTGGCCGTCAAGGCGGCGAACCTGCGGGCGCTGCAGCGGGAGTTCCCGGAACGGACGCTGGTGCACACCACCAACTCACCGCAGAACGGTCCGATGGTCTCGATCAACGAGCAGATGGGCTTCCGCCCGGTCGAGGTGATGGGCGAGTTCCTGCTGGACCTGTGA
- the alr gene encoding alanine racemase, giving the protein MTSPERPARPEPAGRRVQRAPRAEVVVDLAAIRDNVATLRRIVGPAQLMTVVKADGYGHGMVEVARAARDAGAQWLGVAVAEEALALRAAGDTGPLLCWLAVPGEDYAPLVEAGVDVTAYTVEELDEVVAAARGLGTPARVQLKIDTGLSRGGSPRELWPALVQAAVRAEAGGALRVTGVWSHLACADEPEHPANAEQEQAFREACEVATAAGLAPEVRHLANSAAALLRPSARFDLVRCGIASYGLSPAPDVVGPAELGLVPAMTVQGRLALVKQIPAGAGVSYGHTYRAATPETVGVVPLGYGDGVPRHASGRAEVLVGGRRRPVRGRICMDQFVVGVDDDVRTGDPVVLFGRGDDGAPTAQDWAEACGTISYEIVTRVGGRARRRHVDGRSAE; this is encoded by the coding sequence ATGACCAGCCCCGAGCGCCCTGCACGCCCCGAGCCCGCCGGCCGGCGGGTGCAGCGCGCGCCGCGGGCCGAGGTGGTCGTCGACCTGGCCGCGATCCGGGACAACGTGGCCACGCTGCGACGGATCGTCGGCCCGGCGCAGCTGATGACGGTGGTCAAGGCCGACGGCTACGGCCACGGCATGGTCGAGGTCGCCCGGGCGGCCCGCGACGCCGGGGCGCAGTGGCTGGGGGTCGCGGTCGCCGAGGAGGCCCTGGCGCTGCGGGCCGCCGGCGACACCGGTCCGCTGCTCTGCTGGCTGGCCGTTCCCGGCGAGGACTACGCCCCGCTGGTCGAGGCCGGGGTCGACGTCACCGCCTACACCGTCGAGGAGCTCGACGAGGTGGTCGCCGCCGCCCGCGGTCTGGGGACGCCGGCCCGGGTGCAGCTCAAGATCGACACCGGCCTCTCCCGCGGCGGCTCCCCGCGCGAGCTCTGGCCCGCGCTGGTGCAGGCCGCCGTCCGCGCCGAGGCCGGGGGAGCGCTGCGGGTCACCGGAGTCTGGTCGCACCTCGCCTGCGCCGACGAGCCCGAGCACCCGGCCAACGCCGAGCAGGAGCAGGCGTTCCGGGAGGCCTGCGAGGTGGCGACCGCCGCCGGGCTGGCCCCCGAGGTGCGTCACCTGGCCAACTCGGCGGCTGCGCTGCTGCGTCCCTCGGCGCGCTTCGACCTGGTCCGGTGCGGCATCGCCAGCTACGGCCTGAGCCCTGCGCCGGACGTGGTCGGCCCCGCCGAGCTCGGGCTGGTGCCCGCGATGACGGTGCAGGGCCGGCTCGCCCTGGTGAAGCAGATCCCTGCAGGGGCAGGCGTCTCCTACGGGCACACCTATCGCGCCGCGACGCCGGAGACGGTTGGCGTCGTCCCGCTGGGGTACGGCGACGGGGTGCCCCGGCACGCGTCCGGGCGCGCCGAGGTGCTGGTCGGAGGCCGGCGCCGTCCGGTCCGCGGCCGGATCTGCATGGACCAGTTCGTGGTCGGCGTGGACGACGACGTACGCACCGGCGACCCCGTCGTACTGTTCGGCAGGGGAGACGACGGCGCACCCACCGCTCAGGACTGGGCGGAGGCGTGCGGCACCATCTCCTACGAGATCGTCACGCGTGTCGGGGGCCGGGCGCGACGCAGGCACGTGGACGGAAGGAGCGCGGAGTGA
- a CDS encoding alpha/beta fold hydrolase gives MKRQRLLGMAAAGVGATVAALATGLVVERRVVTSRKAGAADADRLGGLRSDPVTVVADDGLELYAEVDEVKPYRNGNAVPRAEHEPTLVFVHGYALNLDCWHFQRRHYRGKHRMVFYDQRSHGRSERSSRENATIDQLGDDLAAVIDDLVPEGPIVLIGHSMGGMTLMTFAEQQPEVFDDRVVAAALISTTAGGLHPHRMLSTLIPDRVGGTLGPG, from the coding sequence GTGAAGAGGCAACGGCTGCTCGGCATGGCCGCCGCCGGCGTCGGCGCGACCGTGGCCGCGCTCGCCACCGGGCTGGTCGTCGAGCGCCGGGTGGTCACCAGCCGCAAGGCCGGCGCCGCGGACGCCGACCGGCTCGGGGGGTTGCGCTCGGACCCGGTGACGGTCGTCGCCGACGACGGGCTCGAGCTCTACGCCGAGGTCGACGAGGTGAAGCCGTACCGGAACGGCAACGCCGTCCCGCGCGCCGAGCACGAGCCCACGCTGGTGTTCGTGCACGGCTACGCGCTGAACCTGGACTGCTGGCACTTCCAGCGACGCCACTACCGGGGCAAGCACCGGATGGTCTTCTACGACCAGCGCTCCCACGGTCGTTCGGAGCGTTCTTCGCGTGAGAACGCGACCATCGACCAGCTCGGCGACGACCTCGCCGCGGTGATCGACGACCTGGTGCCCGAGGGGCCGATCGTGCTGATCGGTCACTCGATGGGGGGCATGACGCTGATGACCTTCGCCGAGCAGCAACCCGAGGTGTTCGACGACCGGGTGGTCGCCGCGGCGCTGATCTCGACGACCGCCGGTGGCCTGCACCCGCACCGGATGCTCAGCACGCTGATCCCCGACCGGGTCGGCGGCACCCTCGGCCCCGGCTGA
- a CDS encoding holo-ACP synthase, translated as MIVGVGIDVVDIGRFEASLERTPGLLHRLFTEQEQQRPLASLAARFAAKEALAKALGAPTGMAWLDAEVVNEASGDPQFEIRGSVRARADALGAGSIHVSLSHDAGIASAVVVIER; from the coding sequence GTGATCGTCGGGGTGGGGATCGACGTGGTCGACATCGGCCGCTTCGAGGCATCGCTGGAGCGGACGCCGGGGCTGCTGCACCGGCTGTTCACCGAGCAGGAGCAGCAGCGGCCGCTGGCGTCGCTGGCGGCCCGGTTCGCGGCCAAGGAGGCGCTCGCCAAGGCGCTCGGCGCACCGACCGGGATGGCCTGGCTGGACGCCGAGGTGGTCAACGAGGCCTCCGGCGACCCGCAGTTCGAGATCCGCGGCTCGGTGCGCGCCCGGGCCGACGCGCTCGGCGCGGGCAGCATCCACGTCTCGCTCAGCCACGACGCCGGGATCGCCTCCGCCGTGGTCGTCATCGAGCGCTGA
- a CDS encoding GNAT family N-acetyltransferase: MEIRPFDPRDDQQVRRFHEILWRAEKEDGRPWNPMWTLEELSGILREPTRERRTVGVAAWDPATSRMVGAGFLMLGLLDNLDSAWVFAAVEPELRGRGIGAVLVDGIVEVARAEGRTQLLAGAGIPFEDRESSPILAWAARQGFRTANIEIQRNLELPVAAELLDEVAEEAEQKRGDYEVRSFVGRLPDELLPSWCELNNMFMLEAPMGEVEVEAGASTPEDVRERDDLNEKIGRTMFSSVALLDGRVVAHSDLGVARDDDEAHQWGTLVHPDHRGHRLGAALKVANLRLLQEHRPDLRRVITTNAETNAWMVAINERLGFRPVAVVPTLRRTL; encoded by the coding sequence ATGGAGATCCGACCGTTCGACCCCCGCGACGACCAGCAGGTCCGCCGGTTCCACGAGATCCTGTGGCGCGCCGAGAAGGAGGACGGTCGGCCCTGGAACCCGATGTGGACCCTCGAGGAGCTGTCCGGGATCCTCCGCGAGCCGACCCGCGAGCGCCGGACCGTCGGCGTCGCGGCCTGGGACCCGGCGACCTCACGGATGGTCGGGGCCGGCTTCCTGATGCTCGGCCTGCTCGACAACCTGGACTCCGCCTGGGTGTTCGCGGCGGTCGAGCCCGAGCTGCGCGGGCGGGGCATCGGCGCGGTGCTCGTCGACGGCATCGTCGAGGTGGCCCGCGCCGAGGGGCGCACCCAGCTGCTGGCCGGCGCCGGGATCCCCTTCGAGGACAGGGAGAGCTCGCCGATCCTGGCGTGGGCGGCGCGCCAGGGCTTCCGCACCGCCAACATCGAGATCCAGCGCAACCTCGAGCTGCCGGTGGCCGCGGAGCTGCTCGACGAGGTCGCGGAGGAGGCGGAGCAGAAGCGCGGCGACTACGAGGTGCGCAGCTTCGTGGGCCGCCTACCCGACGAGCTGCTGCCGTCCTGGTGCGAGCTGAACAACATGTTCATGCTCGAGGCGCCGATGGGCGAGGTGGAGGTCGAGGCGGGCGCATCGACGCCGGAGGACGTCCGCGAGCGCGACGACCTCAACGAGAAGATCGGTCGAACGATGTTCTCCTCGGTCGCCCTGCTCGACGGGCGGGTGGTCGCGCACTCCGACCTCGGCGTGGCCCGCGACGACGACGAGGCCCACCAGTGGGGGACGCTGGTGCATCCCGACCACCGCGGGCACCGGCTCGGGGCCGCGCTCAAGGTCGCCAACCTGCGGCTGCTGCAGGAGCACCGACCCGACCTGCGCCGGGTGATCACCACGAACGCCGAGACCAACGCCTGGATGGTGGCCATCAACGAGCGGCTGGGGTTCCGCCCCGTCGCGGTCGTCCCGACGCTGCGCCGCACGCTCTGA
- a CDS encoding DUF389 domain-containing protein codes for MLHLQLRVPRHRLPEVTELLQNDDTVTNVAVFADGYAKPPGALVLADVAREGANPVVAALRALDLHHSGSIMLSEPGTILSDAARAAEAAAPGEPDDGVVWDVVENRVRSESVLSWSFCSFLTLATLIAGAGRLLDQPILIVGAMVVGPEFSPVAAICLALARPRLSLLPGAVRTLTVGFAIAVLVATPLWWLGHLTGLVSAEQAASGELTSFIVKPDVWSLVIALLAGVAGVLSLTTSKSGPLVGVFISVTTVPAVGTIALCLGAGVWSEVGDAALQLGLNLLGMLVAGTVTLLVERVVWSRIQSSGKAGAWPRARALP; via the coding sequence GTGTTGCACCTCCAGCTGCGGGTCCCCCGCCACCGCCTCCCCGAGGTCACCGAGCTGCTCCAGAACGACGACACGGTGACCAACGTGGCCGTCTTCGCGGACGGCTACGCCAAGCCTCCGGGCGCCCTGGTGCTCGCCGACGTCGCCCGGGAGGGCGCGAACCCGGTGGTGGCCGCGCTGCGCGCGCTCGACCTGCACCACAGCGGGTCGATCATGCTCTCCGAGCCCGGGACGATCCTCTCCGACGCGGCCAGGGCCGCGGAGGCGGCGGCACCCGGCGAGCCGGACGACGGGGTCGTCTGGGACGTCGTGGAGAACCGCGTGCGCAGCGAGAGCGTGCTGTCCTGGTCGTTCTGCTCGTTCCTCACCCTCGCCACGCTGATCGCCGGCGCCGGCCGGCTGCTCGACCAGCCGATCCTCATCGTGGGGGCGATGGTGGTCGGCCCGGAGTTCTCGCCGGTGGCAGCCATCTGCCTCGCGCTGGCCCGGCCGCGGCTCTCCCTGCTGCCCGGCGCGGTGCGCACCCTGACGGTCGGCTTCGCGATCGCCGTCCTGGTGGCGACCCCGCTGTGGTGGCTCGGCCACCTGACCGGCCTGGTCTCCGCCGAGCAGGCCGCCAGCGGCGAGCTCACCTCGTTCATCGTCAAGCCCGACGTCTGGTCGCTGGTGATCGCGCTGCTGGCCGGCGTGGCGGGCGTCCTGTCGCTGACGACCTCGAAGTCCGGGCCGCTGGTCGGGGTGTTCATCTCGGTCACCACGGTGCCCGCGGTCGGCACCATCGCACTGTGCCTCGGCGCCGGGGTGTGGTCCGAGGTCGGTGACGCCGCGCTCCAGCTCGGTCTGAACCTGCTCGGCATGCTGGTCGCCGGCACCGTCACACTGCTCGTCGAGCGCGTCGTGTGGTCGCGGATCCAGTCGTCCGGAAAAGCGGGTGCGTGGCCGCGCGCCCGCGCCCTACCGTGA
- a CDS encoding alpha/beta fold hydrolase, with the protein MLARAPELVDSARRRGSNIGFLVTDRFAFGDEVPPSYVEFVDEMLAGTPFDVIAEFFPHFESLDKFSVLHAFAAIPTTILCGTKDLLTSVGHSRKMAKRIEGARLVEAVGAGHMVILERAEKVNSVLDELLAEVVRRRGDSQAS; encoded by the coding sequence ATGCTCGCCCGGGCTCCCGAGCTCGTCGACAGCGCCCGGCGACGCGGCTCGAACATCGGCTTCCTGGTCACCGACCGGTTCGCCTTCGGCGACGAGGTGCCACCGTCCTACGTCGAGTTCGTCGACGAGATGCTGGCCGGGACGCCGTTCGACGTGATCGCGGAGTTCTTCCCGCACTTCGAGTCCCTGGACAAGTTCTCGGTGCTGCACGCCTTCGCCGCCATCCCCACCACCATCCTGTGCGGCACCAAGGACCTGCTGACCTCGGTGGGGCACAGCCGCAAGATGGCCAAGCGCATCGAGGGGGCGCGGCTCGTCGAGGCGGTCGGCGCCGGCCACATGGTGATCCTCGAGCGGGCGGAGAAGGTGAACAGCGTCCTCGACGAGCTGCTCGCGGAGGTCGTCCGGCGCCGCGGCGACTCGCAGGCGTCATGA